The Caballeronia sp. TF1N1 genome includes a region encoding these proteins:
- a CDS encoding VOC family protein: MFNPMPMMFHPTVLVENLDETSSWFARVFNRPAVRWEEKWHIEWLNPSYPLNYSYFYVIADVCLDALCPSLLKLPDGKKAVYPEVRQLVDIAWYTDDIKAVSIHLEKHGFRTRNQEGEVIRDGDVPASNMVADCPMIWSIPEDTGLTYEFFEMGRRHWDYYAEKGDPRLSDKWEDGCVDSKDPLGIVRSAYHDIHTNDRARAQRLYVDVLGGKVISEGYDKSLDADYVTIAYAKSNLRFTTPRSGSILDIDGNKAMGDRYVGISFEVKDVAAAAQHLKAQSVPFIETKEGLFTDAAKTLGVRWGFCQTKP; the protein is encoded by the coding sequence ATGTTTAACCCGATGCCGATGATGTTTCACCCGACTGTTCTCGTCGAAAACCTTGACGAAACGTCCAGCTGGTTTGCGCGAGTATTCAATCGGCCCGCCGTGCGCTGGGAAGAAAAGTGGCATATCGAGTGGCTCAATCCGAGCTATCCGCTGAACTACTCGTACTTCTACGTCATCGCGGATGTCTGCCTCGATGCGCTCTGCCCGTCACTGCTGAAATTGCCGGATGGCAAGAAGGCGGTCTATCCGGAAGTCCGACAACTCGTCGACATCGCCTGGTACACGGACGATATCAAGGCCGTGTCGATTCACCTCGAGAAGCACGGCTTCCGGACGAGAAATCAGGAAGGCGAGGTCATCAGGGATGGCGATGTGCCGGCGTCCAACATGGTGGCGGATTGCCCGATGATCTGGTCGATTCCGGAAGATACCGGCCTGACCTACGAGTTCTTCGAAATGGGGCGCAGACATTGGGATTACTACGCGGAAAAAGGCGATCCCCGTCTCAGCGACAAATGGGAGGACGGCTGCGTCGATTCGAAGGATCCGCTCGGCATCGTCCGGTCGGCCTATCACGACATTCACACGAACGACCGCGCACGCGCTCAGCGTCTCTATGTCGATGTACTAGGCGGCAAGGTGATTTCCGAAGGCTATGACAAGTCGCTCGACGCCGACTACGTGACGATCGCCTACGCGAAGTCGAATCTGCGTTTCACGACTCCGCGTAGCGGGTCGATCCTCGACATCGACGGAAACAAAGCGATGGGCGATCGCTATGTCGGCATCTCGTTCGAGGTGAAGGACGTTGCGGCAGCCGCGCAGCATCTGAAGGCTCAAAGCGTGCCGTTCATCGAAACGAAGGAAGGCCTGTTCACCGACGCAGCGAAGACCCTCGGTGTCCGTTGGGGCTTCTGCCAGACGAAACCCTAA